Proteins from a genomic interval of Actinoalloteichus hymeniacidonis:
- a CDS encoding COX15/CtaA family protein, which produces MPAQDAFSRLTDRLPDVGARVIRWLLVINLICQTVIAVTGSVVRVTGSGLGCDTWPNCHPGTLVPVAHPELDAITQWIEFGNRLLSVGIGLVALLCVLAVLGHRPRRTRLARLTIVTLGGTLLQGLIGGITVLMDLRWWTVAVHLLVSMSLVWTAMLALRASGEGDREPRPLVPAPIRQLVATANGVLGALLVAGTLVTAAGPHAGDAATPRLNLPIDVLAQLHAELLFLFLGLLIALSFAFRAVSAPPRVWRGYWWLLGVVVAQGAIGMVQYWTGVPEVLVTLHVLGAALVVVAAAWLWTTLRDRGSVPTAFDPTKTNAIADSAGRRGEFASSK; this is translated from the coding sequence GTGCCTGCGCAAGACGCCTTCTCCCGCCTGACCGATCGGCTTCCCGATGTCGGAGCGCGGGTGATCCGGTGGCTGCTCGTGATCAACCTGATCTGCCAGACGGTCATCGCGGTGACCGGCTCGGTCGTCCGGGTAACCGGGTCCGGTCTGGGTTGTGACACCTGGCCGAACTGTCACCCCGGCACTCTCGTGCCGGTGGCACACCCCGAATTGGACGCGATCACCCAGTGGATCGAGTTCGGCAATCGACTGCTGTCGGTCGGCATCGGCCTGGTCGCGTTGCTGTGTGTGCTGGCGGTGCTGGGGCATCGCCCCCGCAGGACTCGGCTGGCTCGACTCACCATCGTGACGCTCGGTGGAACGCTGTTGCAGGGTCTGATCGGCGGCATCACCGTGCTGATGGACCTGCGGTGGTGGACCGTGGCGGTGCATCTGCTGGTCTCGATGAGCCTGGTGTGGACGGCGATGCTGGCCCTGCGTGCCAGCGGCGAGGGCGATCGGGAGCCTCGTCCGCTGGTCCCCGCCCCGATCCGGCAGCTCGTCGCCACCGCCAACGGTGTGCTCGGGGCCCTGCTGGTGGCAGGCACGCTGGTCACCGCCGCTGGTCCGCACGCAGGCGATGCGGCGACGCCCCGGCTCAATCTGCCGATCGATGTCCTTGCGCAGCTGCACGCCGAGCTGCTGTTCCTCTTCCTCGGCCTGCTGATCGCGCTGAGCTTCGCGTTCCGCGCGGTCTCGGCTCCACCGAGGGTGTGGCGGGGCTATTGGTGGCTGTTGGGCGTGGTCGTGGCGCAGGGCGCCATCGGCATGGTCCAGTACTGGACCGGAGTGCCGGAAGTACTGGTGACACTGCACGTCCTCGGCGCGGCGCTCGTGGTGGTGGCCGCCGCCTGGCTGTGGACCACGCTGCGTGATCGAGGCTCGGTCCCCACCGCCTTCGACCCGACCAAGACCAATGCGATCGCCGATTCGGCGGGTCGACGCGGCGAGTTCGCTTCGTCCAAGTGA
- a CDS encoding GbsR/MarR family transcriptional regulator, translating into MTERGTYSTPAANWIERVAAFYVEEGMPLIAGRILGYLLICDPPERTAAELAAAVDASSGSVSTNIRLLARAGLVSKTTRRGREAALYRLEEQRWPGFVQDRFDRVSRARDLTKEGLRLLSGDSQRAARLREVTEFYDWLTDQLPELWTRWEEQRRNTRR; encoded by the coding sequence ATGACCGAGCGCGGGACATACTCCACTCCGGCGGCGAACTGGATCGAGCGGGTAGCCGCCTTCTACGTCGAAGAGGGGATGCCGTTGATCGCAGGCCGCATCCTCGGCTACCTGCTGATCTGTGATCCACCGGAGCGCACGGCCGCCGAACTGGCCGCAGCCGTGGACGCCAGCAGCGGATCGGTCAGCACCAATATCCGCCTGCTTGCGCGGGCCGGACTGGTCAGCAAGACCACCCGGCGCGGTAGGGAAGCCGCCCTGTACCGACTCGAGGAGCAGCGCTGGCCCGGGTTCGTGCAGGACCGGTTCGATCGGGTATCGCGGGCCAGAGACCTCACCAAGGAAGGCCTGCGATTGTTGTCCGGGGATTCGCAGCGTGCCGCGCGGCTGCGTGAGGTCACCGAGTTCTACGACTGGCTGACCGACCAGCTGCCGGAATTGTGGACCCGCTGGGAAGAACAACGTCGCAACACTCGACGCTGA
- the mptB gene encoding polyprenol phosphomannose-dependent alpha 1,6 mannosyltransferase MptB, whose protein sequence is MSGEAIGGRAISKQSAHDAEQVADSSNPRRTISADSTDERSESQTDAQSGDQPEAHDAPEAGGGPTSDPPDAENASKAERGAAATPPAPLNPAERRSLNVVRHFGTVAALLMAVGALGAGAAPVINPVSGVRFLGLLSRMPTVALAITYTGMLMLVASWLWLGRLARPGRERLLSRSQMDRTLVMWTLPFVVAPPMFSRDVYSYLAQSEIAARGMDPYELGPATALGVDDPLTRGVTNIWRETPAPYQPLFLFLSRGITAIASDNVVAGILLHRLLALLGFALIVWALPRLARRCGVQPVYALWLGAANPLLLFHLVSGIHNEALMIGLMMAGLEIALSRSIWIGAILISLAAMIKIPAVLALGFLGAIVARRNGGRIPDLLRIATGFTLVFVFVTVGVSMGSTLGFGWIEALSVPGSVRSWLSPVTAVSQASAGVGILLGVGDHTDAVISLARVLSYSLAATICARLLWAAFRGRIEPLVGLGAGLGAVVLLGPVLHPWYLLWAAIPLAASSTRLRFRLTATAYSAIVALLVFPTGSGFDSRTYVVAQALLAALAIFLPAMFMMRKRIPAAEPLLHPAAPPH, encoded by the coding sequence ATGTCGGGCGAGGCGATCGGTGGTCGGGCGATCAGCAAGCAGAGTGCACACGATGCGGAGCAGGTGGCCGACTCGTCGAACCCGCGCCGGACGATCTCGGCGGATTCCACCGACGAACGGTCGGAGAGCCAAACCGACGCGCAGTCCGGTGACCAGCCCGAAGCGCACGATGCACCCGAAGCAGGCGGTGGTCCGACCTCGGATCCGCCGGACGCGGAGAACGCCTCGAAGGCCGAGCGGGGCGCGGCGGCCACCCCACCGGCACCGCTGAACCCGGCCGAACGCCGAAGTCTCAACGTGGTTCGCCACTTCGGCACGGTGGCCGCGCTGTTGATGGCCGTCGGTGCACTGGGCGCGGGCGCGGCGCCGGTGATCAACCCGGTCTCCGGTGTCCGGTTCCTCGGCCTGCTGTCCCGGATGCCCACGGTCGCCCTGGCGATCACCTACACGGGCATGCTGATGCTGGTGGCCTCCTGGCTGTGGCTGGGCAGACTCGCCAGGCCCGGCCGGGAAAGATTGCTGTCCCGCAGCCAGATGGATCGCACGCTGGTGATGTGGACGCTGCCGTTCGTCGTCGCGCCGCCGATGTTCAGCCGCGATGTCTACAGCTACCTCGCGCAGAGCGAGATCGCGGCACGCGGGATGGACCCCTACGAACTCGGTCCGGCCACCGCATTGGGCGTTGACGACCCGCTGACCAGGGGTGTCACCAACATCTGGCGCGAGACCCCCGCGCCGTACCAACCGCTGTTCCTCTTCCTGTCCCGAGGCATCACCGCGATCGCCTCCGACAACGTCGTGGCGGGCATCCTGCTGCACCGCCTGCTCGCACTCCTGGGGTTCGCACTGATCGTCTGGGCCCTGCCCCGGCTGGCCCGTCGCTGCGGAGTGCAGCCGGTCTACGCGCTCTGGCTGGGCGCCGCCAACCCGCTGTTGCTCTTCCACCTCGTCAGCGGGATCCACAACGAAGCGCTCATGATCGGCCTGATGATGGCGGGCCTGGAGATCGCGCTCTCCCGATCGATCTGGATCGGCGCGATACTGATCTCGCTGGCGGCGATGATCAAGATTCCCGCCGTGCTCGCCCTGGGTTTCCTCGGGGCGATCGTCGCCCGCCGCAACGGCGGGCGGATACCCGATCTGCTGCGCATCGCGACCGGGTTCACCCTCGTGTTCGTGTTCGTGACCGTCGGGGTGTCGATGGGTAGCACCCTGGGCTTCGGCTGGATCGAGGCCCTGAGCGTGCCTGGATCGGTGCGCAGTTGGCTCTCCCCCGTGACCGCTGTCAGCCAGGCGAGCGCAGGTGTCGGCATCCTGCTCGGGGTCGGCGATCACACCGACGCGGTGATCTCACTGGCCCGGGTTCTGAGCTACAGCCTCGCCGCGACCATCTGCGCCCGACTGCTCTGGGCGGCGTTCCGGGGTCGGATCGAACCGCTGGTCGGTCTCGGTGCCGGTCTGGGCGCCGTCGTGTTGCTCGGCCCGGTGCTGCACCCCTGGTATCTGCTCTGGGCGGCGATCCCCCTGGCGGCCTCCAGCACCCGGCTGCGGTTCCGGCTCACCGCCACCGCGTACTCCGCGATCGTCGCGCTGTTGGTCTTTCCGACCGGCTCCGGTTTCGACAGCAGAACCTACGTGGTGGCACAGGCCTTGCTCGCGGCGCTGGCGATCTTCCTGCCTGCCATGTTCATGATGCGCAAGCGCATTCCGGCGGCCGAACCCCTGCTGCACCCGGCTGCACCACCCCACTGA
- a CDS encoding ABC transporter ATP-binding protein, whose protein sequence is MTPPADQPAVEVEDLAKRFRSTVAVDGLSLRLDRGRVLALLGPNGAGKTTTVEICEGFQRPDSGKVRVLGLDPIADADRLRPRVGVMPQGGGAYPGVRAEEMLRLVASCAANPLDVRWLLETLGLDSARRTPFKRLSGGQQQRLSLACALVGRPELVFLDEPTAGLDPQSRHLVWELVAALRNDGVSVLLTTHLMDEAERLADQVVIVDGGTVVAQGSPAELTSEDAHRLRFRSRAGLDLRLLLDALPDGYSASEIGLGEYAVCGVIDPQVASTVTAWCARHEVFAQDMRLARRSLEEVFLELTGRELRS, encoded by the coding sequence GTGACACCTCCCGCCGACCAGCCCGCCGTCGAGGTCGAGGACCTGGCAAAGCGGTTTCGCTCCACTGTCGCGGTCGATGGGCTGAGTCTGCGGCTGGACCGGGGCCGGGTATTGGCCCTTCTCGGTCCCAACGGGGCAGGCAAGACGACCACCGTCGAGATCTGCGAAGGATTCCAGCGACCCGATTCCGGCAAGGTCCGGGTGTTGGGACTCGATCCGATCGCCGACGCCGACCGGCTGCGGCCTCGGGTGGGAGTCATGCCGCAGGGCGGCGGGGCGTATCCGGGAGTACGCGCCGAGGAGATGCTGCGATTGGTCGCCTCCTGCGCGGCCAACCCGCTGGACGTCCGGTGGCTTCTGGAGACCCTCGGCCTCGATTCCGCCCGTCGCACCCCGTTCAAGCGGCTTTCGGGCGGGCAGCAACAGCGCTTGTCGTTGGCCTGCGCACTGGTCGGCAGGCCGGAGTTGGTGTTCCTCGACGAGCCCACCGCAGGGCTCGACCCGCAGAGCAGACACCTGGTCTGGGAACTGGTCGCCGCCTTACGAAACGACGGCGTGAGTGTCCTGCTCACCACGCACCTGATGGACGAGGCCGAGCGATTGGCCGATCAGGTGGTGATCGTCGACGGCGGCACCGTGGTCGCACAGGGCAGCCCGGCCGAGTTGACGAGCGAGGACGCCCACCGGCTTCGGTTCCGCTCCAGGGCGGGACTCGATCTGCGACTGCTGCTGGATGCGCTTCCCGACGGCTATTCGGCCAGCGAGATCGGTCTGGGCGAGTACGCGGTGTGCGGCGTTATCGACCCCCAAGTGGCCTCGACCGTCACCGCGTGGTGCGCCCGACACGAGGTGTTCGCCCAGGACATGCGGCTGGCCCGCCGCAGCCTGGAAGAGGTCTTCCTCGAATTGACCGGACGGGAACTTCGCTCGTGA
- the sufB gene encoding Fe-S cluster assembly protein SufB, with protein sequence MTAAAEQRTPTTASTTQGQQPLTQEETLATLGNYEYGWADSDAAGTSARRGLNEDVVRDISGKKSEPDWMLQTRLKGLSLFERKPMPNWGADLSGINFDAIKYFVRSTEKQATSWEDLPEDIKNTYDRLGIPEAEKQRLVAGVAAQYESEVVYHKIREDLEEQGVIFLDTDTGLKEHPELFQEYFGSVIPAGDNKFSALNAAVWSGGSFIYVPKGVQVDIPLQAYFRINTENMGQFERTLIIVDEGAYVHYVEGCTAPIYSSDSLHSAVVEIIVKKGGRCRYTTIQNWSNNVYNLVTKRAKAEEGATMEWIDGNIGSKVTMKYPSVYLMGEHAKGEVLSIAFAGEGQHQDTGAKMTHLAPHTSSTIVSKSVARGGGRASYRGLVRVNKGSHHAKSTVKCDALLVDTISRSDTYPYVDVREDDVAMGHEATVSKVSDDQLFYLMSRGLTEDEAMAMVVRGFVEPIARELPMEYALELNRLIELQMEGAVG encoded by the coding sequence ATGACTGCCGCTGCCGAGCAGCGAACACCCACCACTGCGTCGACCACCCAGGGCCAGCAGCCGCTGACCCAGGAGGAGACGCTCGCCACGCTGGGTAACTACGAGTACGGCTGGGCCGACTCCGACGCGGCGGGCACCAGTGCTCGCCGAGGTCTGAACGAGGACGTGGTCCGAGACATCTCGGGCAAGAAGAGCGAGCCCGACTGGATGCTGCAGACCCGCCTCAAGGGTCTGAGCCTGTTCGAGCGCAAGCCGATGCCGAACTGGGGCGCCGACCTCTCCGGCATCAACTTCGACGCGATCAAGTACTTCGTCCGGTCGACGGAGAAGCAGGCCACCAGCTGGGAGGACCTGCCCGAGGACATCAAGAACACCTACGACCGGCTGGGCATCCCCGAGGCGGAGAAGCAGCGCCTGGTCGCCGGTGTCGCCGCTCAGTACGAGTCCGAGGTCGTCTACCACAAGATCCGGGAGGACCTCGAAGAGCAGGGCGTCATCTTCCTGGACACCGACACCGGTCTGAAGGAGCACCCCGAGCTCTTCCAGGAGTACTTCGGCTCGGTCATCCCGGCGGGCGACAACAAGTTCTCCGCGCTGAACGCGGCGGTCTGGTCCGGCGGCTCCTTCATCTACGTGCCCAAGGGCGTGCAGGTGGACATCCCGCTGCAGGCCTACTTCCGGATCAACACCGAGAACATGGGCCAGTTCGAGCGGACGCTGATCATCGTCGACGAGGGTGCCTACGTGCACTACGTCGAGGGCTGCACGGCACCGATCTACAGCTCCGACTCGCTGCACTCCGCCGTGGTGGAGATCATCGTGAAGAAGGGTGGTCGGTGCCGCTACACGACCATCCAGAACTGGTCGAACAACGTCTACAACCTGGTCACCAAGCGCGCCAAGGCCGAAGAGGGCGCGACCATGGAGTGGATCGACGGCAACATCGGTTCCAAGGTCACGATGAAGTACCCGTCGGTCTACCTGATGGGCGAGCACGCCAAGGGCGAGGTCCTCTCGATCGCCTTCGCGGGCGAGGGCCAGCACCAGGACACCGGCGCCAAGATGACGCACCTCGCACCGCACACCTCCTCGACCATCGTCTCCAAGTCGGTGGCCAGGGGCGGCGGCCGGGCCTCCTACCGAGGACTGGTCCGGGTGAACAAGGGCTCGCACCACGCGAAGTCCACGGTCAAGTGCGACGCGCTGTTGGTCGACACGATCAGCCGCTCCGACACCTATCCCTACGTGGACGTCCGCGAGGACGACGTGGCGATGGGACACGAGGCGACCGTGTCCAAGGTCAGCGACGACCAGCTCTTCTACCTGATGTCGCGCGGCCTCACCGAGGACGAGGCGATGGCCATGGTGGTGCGCGGCTTCGTCGAGCCCATCGCTCGCGAGCTCCCGATGGAGTACGCACTGGAACTCAACCGCCTGATCGAGCTACAGATGGAAGGGGCCGTCGGCTGA
- a CDS encoding helix-turn-helix transcriptional regulator, giving the protein MARLLLENGPATAAVIAEELGLGQAAVRRHLDALIADGQASTRQAPKGPRGRGRPARLYLLTEAGRARFGHAYDDLAVSALRFLAEHVGEHAVTAFARQRVADLVVRHRAVVAAAEPEARAEVLAEALTSEGYASSTRRVRSGEQLCQHHCPVAHVAAEFPQLCEAETALFAELLGTHVQRLATIARGDAACTTHVPHAERAPEHTDIEQSESPDCSSTSLVPATATPVQTAPNPDGGEPA; this is encoded by the coding sequence GTGGCCAGGCTGCTCCTCGAGAACGGCCCCGCCACCGCCGCGGTCATCGCCGAGGAATTGGGTCTCGGCCAGGCTGCGGTGCGACGGCACCTCGACGCGCTGATCGCCGACGGCCAGGCGAGCACCAGGCAGGCCCCCAAGGGCCCGAGGGGGCGAGGCCGCCCCGCCCGGCTGTACCTGCTCACCGAGGCCGGTCGCGCCCGATTCGGCCATGCCTACGACGATCTGGCCGTCTCCGCGCTGCGTTTCCTGGCCGAGCACGTCGGCGAACACGCCGTGACGGCCTTCGCCAGGCAGCGGGTCGCCGACCTCGTGGTCCGCCATCGGGCCGTTGTCGCCGCCGCCGAGCCCGAAGCCCGTGCCGAGGTGCTCGCCGAGGCGCTCACCAGCGAGGGTTACGCTTCCTCGACCCGGCGGGTCAGGTCGGGAGAGCAACTCTGTCAACACCACTGTCCCGTCGCGCACGTCGCTGCGGAGTTCCCGCAACTCTGCGAGGCCGAGACGGCGTTGTTCGCCGAGCTCCTCGGCACCCACGTGCAACGACTGGCCACGATCGCTCGCGGCGACGCGGCGTGCACCACGCACGTCCCACATGCCGAGCGGGCACCGGAGCACACCGATATCGAGCAGTCGGAATCCCCCGACTGTTCGTCCACCAGTCTGGTGCCCGCTACCGCGACACCAGTTCAGACCGCCCCGAATCCGGATGGAGGGGAACCCGCATGA
- a CDS encoding ABC transporter permease, which yields MTEPTAAATRFPPGGFRPDPGRGHLGRMLLTQARTELMLTLRHGENLLLTMLIPLALLIGLSTLDVIEMAEPRVDNIAPRILALAVMSTAFTGQAIALGFDRRYGVLKRLAATALPRWTLVCGRVLATFGVVGVQLVVLGGVALLLGWSPNLAGLGYLVLFLVLGTLVFGALGVLLGGSLRAEIVLALANTVWFAMLLAGGVVVPLDTLPDGLAAVVSWLPSAAFAEGMVSATLSGSGVGWQPIAVLVGWGAAAGALAIRTTRLT from the coding sequence GTGACCGAGCCCACCGCTGCCGCCACTCGGTTCCCACCGGGTGGGTTCCGCCCCGATCCCGGACGCGGACACCTCGGCAGGATGCTGCTGACCCAAGCTCGGACCGAGCTGATGCTGACCTTGCGGCACGGCGAGAATCTGCTGCTCACCATGCTGATCCCGCTGGCGCTGTTGATCGGGTTGAGCACCCTCGACGTGATCGAGATGGCAGAGCCTCGGGTGGACAACATCGCCCCGCGCATCCTGGCGCTGGCCGTGATGTCCACCGCATTCACCGGGCAGGCCATCGCCTTGGGTTTCGATCGTCGTTACGGCGTGCTCAAGCGCCTGGCCGCCACCGCCCTACCCCGCTGGACGCTGGTATGCGGGCGGGTGCTGGCGACCTTCGGCGTGGTCGGAGTCCAGCTGGTGGTGCTCGGCGGGGTGGCCCTGTTGCTCGGTTGGTCGCCCAACCTGGCGGGACTCGGGTATCTGGTGCTGTTCCTGGTGCTGGGCACCCTGGTGTTCGGGGCACTCGGCGTGCTGCTCGGCGGTTCACTACGCGCCGAGATCGTGCTGGCACTGGCCAACACCGTGTGGTTCGCCATGCTGCTGGCAGGCGGCGTGGTGGTCCCGCTGGACACGTTGCCCGACGGGCTCGCCGCCGTGGTCTCCTGGCTGCCCTCCGCAGCGTTCGCCGAGGGCATGGTCTCGGCGACGCTGAGCGGTTCGGGGGTCGGCTGGCAACCGATCGCGGTGCTGGTCGGATGGGGTGCCGCTGCGGGAGCGCTGGCGATCCGCACGACCCGGCTCACCTGA